One Thomasclavelia spiroformis DSM 1552 DNA window includes the following coding sequences:
- a CDS encoding IS3 family transposase — MLKKLQLSKSGYYEYLKRKPCKRKIRKARITERIKKIYKDSKEIYGAPKITEILKKEGEKISEKYVGNIMRENNIKAHYIKPYTITTKDCDFSNKLKNILNRDFNPKAPNRMVY; from the coding sequence ATGCTAAAAAAATTACAACTGAGTAAATCAGGATATTATGAATATTTGAAAAGAAAACCATGTAAACGAAAAATCAGAAAAGCTAGAATCACAGAAAGAATCAAGAAGATCTATAAGGATTCAAAAGAAATATATGGAGCTCCTAAAATAACTGAAATACTAAAAAAAGAGGGAGAAAAAATAAGTGAAAAATATGTAGGAAACATAATGAGGGAAAACAATATTAAAGCTCATTATATCAAACCATATACAATAACAACAAAAGACTGTGATTTTTCAAATAAACTAAAAAATATTCTAAACCGAGATTTTAATCCAAAAGCACCAAATCGCATGGTGTACTGA
- a CDS encoding glycyl radical protein: MNNQAHFGTLTPRMNEFREKLLDKKPYICAQRALLATEAYQENQNQPVVMKRALMLKNILEKMSIYIEDETLLVGNQASSNRDAPIFPEYTLEFVLNELDLFEKRDGDVFYIREETKEAIRSIAPFWENNNLRSKGAALLPEEVSVFMETGFFGMEGKLNSGDAHLAVDYQEVLKKGLISYEKRVLELKANLDLCISENIDKYQFYKAVLVVIEAVKTYANRFSKLAKELANKHTGKRKEELLKISQICQKVPYYPAETFQEALQSTWFIQLILQIESNGHSLSYGRFDQYIYPYYQHDIDNGLITDDEAVELLTNLWIKTMTINKVRSQAHTFSSAGSPMYQNVTIGGQTPDKKDATNKLSYLVLKSVAQTRLPQPNLTVRYHRNMPKAFLDEAIEVMKLGTGMPAFNSDEVIIPSFIEKGVKEEDAYNYSAIGCVETAVPGKWGYRCTGMSYMNFPRILLIVMNDGIDLTSNKRFVEGCGHFKEMKSFDELMNAINMTIRKLTRMSVIVENAIDLALERDVPDILCSALVQDCIGRGKTLKEGGAIYDFISGLQVGIANMADSLAAIKKLVFEEKKITPEQLYNALEDNFTSEENQKIQQMLINDAPKYGNDDDYVDNLVVEVYNVYIDEMKKYPNTRYNRGPIGGIRYAGTSSISANVGQGFSTMATPDGRKARSPLAEGCSPAHSMDKNGPTAVFKSVSKLPTHEITGGVLLNQKVTPQLLANDENKEKLEMLIKTFFNRLDGYHVQYNVVSRETLIDAQKHPEKHKDLIVRVAGYSAFFNVLSKATQDDIIERTEQTL, translated from the coding sequence ATGAATAATCAAGCGCATTTTGGAACATTAACACCAAGAATGAATGAATTTAGAGAAAAACTTTTGGATAAAAAACCCTATATTTGTGCTCAAAGAGCATTGCTTGCAACAGAGGCTTATCAAGAAAATCAAAATCAACCAGTAGTTATGAAACGAGCTTTGATGTTAAAAAATATTTTAGAAAAAATGTCTATTTATATTGAAGATGAAACGTTGCTTGTTGGAAATCAGGCATCTTCTAATCGTGATGCTCCGATTTTTCCTGAATATACTTTAGAGTTTGTTCTTAATGAATTAGATTTATTTGAAAAACGTGATGGGGATGTTTTTTATATTAGAGAAGAAACTAAAGAAGCAATTCGTTCAATTGCACCTTTTTGGGAAAATAATAATTTAAGAAGTAAAGGTGCTGCCTTGCTTCCAGAAGAAGTAAGTGTATTTATGGAAACTGGTTTTTTTGGAATGGAAGGTAAATTAAATTCTGGTGATGCTCATCTAGCAGTTGATTATCAAGAAGTTTTAAAAAAGGGATTAATTAGTTATGAAAAACGAGTTTTAGAATTAAAGGCTAATTTGGATTTATGTATTAGTGAAAATATTGATAAATATCAGTTTTATAAAGCAGTATTAGTTGTAATTGAGGCGGTTAAAACTTATGCAAATCGTTTTTCTAAATTAGCTAAAGAGTTAGCTAATAAACATACTGGTAAACGTAAAGAAGAGTTATTAAAAATAAGTCAAATTTGTCAAAAAGTACCATATTATCCGGCTGAAACTTTTCAAGAAGCTTTACAATCTACATGGTTTATTCAACTGATTTTACAAATTGAATCAAATGGACACTCACTATCATATGGTCGCTTTGATCAATATATTTATCCATATTATCAACACGACATTGATAACGGCTTAATTACTGATGATGAAGCAGTAGAATTACTTACAAACTTATGGATTAAAACAATGACAATTAATAAAGTAAGGAGTCAAGCTCATACCTTTAGTAGTGCTGGAAGTCCAATGTATCAAAATGTTACAATTGGTGGACAAACGCCTGATAAAAAAGATGCAACAAATAAATTATCATATTTAGTGTTAAAATCAGTTGCGCAAACAAGATTACCACAACCAAATCTAACTGTTCGATATCACCGTAACATGCCTAAAGCTTTTTTAGATGAAGCAATTGAGGTAATGAAATTAGGAACTGGTATGCCAGCATTTAATTCAGATGAAGTTATTATTCCTTCATTTATTGAAAAAGGTGTTAAAGAAGAAGATGCTTATAATTATTCTGCAATTGGTTGTGTTGAAACTGCTGTTCCTGGTAAATGGGGATATCGTTGTACAGGAATGAGTTATATGAATTTCCCAAGAATTTTATTAATTGTAATGAATGATGGTATTGATCTTACTTCTAATAAACGTTTTGTTGAAGGTTGTGGACATTTTAAAGAGATGAAATCTTTTGATGAATTAATGAATGCAATTAATATGACGATTAGAAAATTAACAAGAATGAGTGTAATTGTAGAAAATGCTATTGACTTAGCATTAGAAAGAGATGTACCGGATATTTTATGTTCAGCTCTTGTTCAAGATTGTATTGGTAGAGGTAAAACGCTTAAAGAAGGTGGAGCAATTTATGACTTTATTTCTGGTTTACAAGTAGGAATCGCCAATATGGCTGATAGTTTAGCGGCGATAAAAAAATTAGTATTTGAAGAAAAGAAAATTACTCCTGAACAATTATATAATGCACTAGAAGATAATTTTACTAGTGAAGAAAATCAAAAAATTCAACAAATGTTAATTAATGATGCCCCAAAATATGGTAATGATGATGATTATGTTGATAATTTAGTTGTTGAAGTATATAACGTTTATATTGATGAAATGAAAAAATATCCAAATACACGTTATAATAGAGGACCAATTGGTGGGATTCGTTATGCTGGTACTTCAAGTATTTCAGCAAACGTAGGACAAGGTTTTTCAACTATGGCAACACCTGATGGACGTAAGGCTCGTAGCCCTCTTGCTGAAGGATGTTCACCGGCTCATTCAATGGATAAAAATGGACCAACTGCAGTATTTAAATCTGTTTCTAAATTACCAACTCATGAAATTACTGGTGGTGTATTATTGAATCAAAAAGTTACGCCACAATTACTTGCAAATGATGAAAATAAGGAAAAATTGGAAATGTTAATTAAAACATTTTTCAATCGTCTTGATGGCTATCATGTTCAATATAATGTAGTTTCAAGAGAAACATTAATTGATGCTCAAAAGCATCCTGAAAAACATAAAGATTTAATTGTAAGGGTGGCAGGATATTCAGCATTCTTTAATGTTTTATCAAAAGCTACTCAAGATGATATTATTGAAAGAACAGAACAGACATTATAA
- a CDS encoding YitT family protein, translating into MNKQKINYYELIKETTILTIAIAIIASAVYLFLVPSQTSISSISGLAIIISHYIPLSLSMITMILNIVLLIIGFILCGKEFGIKTFYTSILLPIFIGIYETILPNYHSITNSQELDVICYVLLVSIGLAILFNRNASSGGLDIVAKIMNKYLYIDLGKAMFLSGMCIALMSALIYDEKAVVLSVLGTYFNGIVLDHFIFGQNIKRRVCIISKKENELRDFIINTLHSGATIYQAIGAYNLEKRNEIITIVDNDEYQKLMNYLNHEDPEAFVTIYTVSNMRYQPKKI; encoded by the coding sequence ATGAATAAACAAAAAATAAATTATTATGAATTAATTAAAGAAACGACAATTCTTACAATTGCAATTGCGATTATTGCTTCAGCTGTATACTTGTTTTTAGTTCCCAGTCAAACTTCAATTAGCAGTATTTCTGGATTAGCTATCATTATCAGCCACTATATTCCTTTATCATTATCAATGATTACAATGATTTTAAATATTGTTTTATTAATTATTGGATTTATTTTATGTGGTAAAGAATTTGGGATTAAAACATTTTATACGAGTATTCTTTTACCAATATTTATTGGGATATATGAAACCATTTTACCTAATTATCATTCTATTACTAATAGTCAAGAACTTGATGTTATTTGTTATGTTTTATTAGTTAGTATTGGTCTTGCAATTTTATTTAATCGTAATGCCTCATCAGGTGGTTTGGATATTGTTGCTAAAATTATGAATAAGTATTTATATATTGATTTAGGCAAAGCAATGTTTTTATCAGGAATGTGTATAGCTTTAATGTCAGCATTAATTTATGATGAAAAAGCTGTTGTTTTAAGTGTTTTAGGAACATACTTTAATGGAATTGTCTTAGATCATTTTATTTTTGGGCAAAATATTAAAAGAAGAGTTTGTATTATTAGTAAAAAAGAAAATGAACTTCGTGATTTTATTATTAATACTTTACATAGTGGAGCAACGATCTACCAAGCTATTGGTGCTTATAACTTAGAAAAAAGAAATGAAATTATAACAATTGTTGATAATGATGAATATCAAAAACTAATGAATTATTTAAATCACGAAGATCCTGAAGCTTTCGTAACAATTTATACAGTATCAAATATGCGTTATCAACCTAAAAAAATATAA
- a CDS encoding transposase produces MIQCHKLKSKIEKGYMMMTKPTFTDEFKQGVVQYVLEHPDESKVAIAKQFGIADSTVHKWLKDASSNDGVINSRGSGNYSSDEAKEIARLKKN; encoded by the coding sequence ATGATACAATGTCATAAGCTTAAATCAAAAATAGAAAAGGGGTATATGATGATGACTAAACCAACATTTACAGATGAATTTAAACAGGGAGTTGTTCAATATGTTTTAGAACATCCTGATGAATCTAAAGTAGCTATAGCTAAACAGTTTGGTATTGCTGATAGCACTGTTCATAAATGGCTTAAAGATGCCAGTAGTAATGACGGCGTAATTAATTCAAGAGGAAGCGGTAATTATTCAAGTGATGAAGCTAAAGAAATTGCCAGATTAAAAAAGAACTGA
- a CDS encoding HAD family hydrolase, with product MGKIVFSDIDGTLLNSKHEITSLTLIAIKKLKEQKIPFVITSSRSPSCIYPILDEYQFNVPIIAYSGALIMDENRDIGTMSRFWTT from the coding sequence ATGGGGAAAATTGTATTTAGTGATATAGATGGTACTTTATTAAATTCTAAACATGAAATTACATCATTAACATTGATAGCTATAAAAAAGTTGAAAGAACAAAAAATTCCTTTTGTTATAACATCTTCTCGAAGTCCTTCTTGCATTTATCCAATTTTAGATGAATATCAATTCAATGTACCTATTATTGCATATAGTGGGGCATTAATTATGGATGAAAATAGAGACATTGGTACTATGTCAAGATTTTGGACTACATAA
- a CDS encoding transcription termination/antitermination NusG family protein — protein sequence MYWYIAHVKAGQASKLVGSLNKQEDIEAFVPKKEQWYRARDKRTYVIKELYPDYVFIKSKLNKDKFDEKFKVFFRTIEGLIELLDYKDVYPLTLDEQSFLERLFDGGYVIKHTLGNIINSRFNAIKGPLIGLEDRIIKLNRHDRFVTLDCKIFNGKFNVAIEMVD from the coding sequence ATGTATTGGTATATTGCTCATGTAAAAGCTGGTCAAGCTAGCAAGTTAGTTGGCTCGCTTAATAAACAAGAGGATATTGAAGCATTTGTTCCCAAAAAAGAGCAGTGGTATAGAGCTAGAGATAAAAGAACATATGTTATTAAAGAGCTATATCCCGATTATGTTTTTATTAAAAGTAAACTTAATAAAGATAAATTCGATGAAAAGTTCAAAGTTTTCTTTAGAACAATTGAAGGGTTAATCGAATTACTTGATTATAAAGATGTATATCCTTTAACACTTGATGAACAAAGTTTTTTAGAAAGATTATTCGATGGTGGTTATGTTATTAAGCATACATTAGGTAATATAATCAATTCACGTTTTAATGCAATTAAAGGACCATTAATTGGATTAGAAGATAGAATTATTAAATTGAATCGACATGATCGTTTTGTAACATTAGATTGTAAGATCTTTAATGGTAAATTTAATGTTGCAATTGAGATGGTAGATTAA
- a CDS encoding fructose-6-phosphate aldolase, with product MEFIIDTVNLEEIKEAVEYLPIVGVTSNPSIVKKTNPQDFFKHMKEIRKIIGQERSLHIQVISTDCDTIIKEAHRILKEVDDKVYIKVPVSYEGIKAIKLLKAEGINVTATAVYDLMQAYMALEAKADYIAPYVNRIGNLGADPFELIAELSNRIMMDGYESKIVAASFKGVQQVKDALNNGAQAVTVPVEVLKQIFANPNIEKAVNDFNQDWYAMYGDNIGICDLKD from the coding sequence ATGGAATTTATAATTGATACAGTAAATTTAGAAGAAATCAAAGAAGCAGTTGAATACTTACCGATTGTTGGAGTAACCAGCAATCCATCAATTGTTAAAAAAACTAATCCTCAAGATTTCTTTAAACATATGAAAGAAATCAGAAAAATCATCGGTCAAGAAAGAAGCTTACATATTCAAGTAATTTCTACAGACTGTGATACAATTATTAAAGAAGCGCATCGTATCTTAAAAGAAGTAGATGATAAAGTATATATCAAAGTACCGGTATCATATGAAGGAATCAAAGCTATCAAGCTTTTAAAAGCAGAAGGAATCAATGTTACGGCAACTGCAGTGTATGATTTGATGCAGGCATATATGGCTTTAGAGGCAAAGGCGGATTATATTGCGCCATATGTAAATCGAATTGGAAACTTAGGAGCCGATCCATTTGAATTAATTGCTGAATTATCAAATCGAATTATGATGGATGGCTATGAAAGTAAAATAGTGGCAGCATCATTTAAAGGAGTGCAACAAGTAAAAGATGCCTTAAATAATGGAGCTCAGGCAGTAACAGTACCAGTAGAAGTATTGAAACAGATATTTGCTAATCCAAATATAGAAAAAGCTGTAAATGATTTTAATCAAGACTGGTATGCAATGTATGGTGATAATATTGGAATCTGTGATTTAAAAGACTAA
- a CDS encoding transcription termination/antitermination NusG family protein → MNWYVLYTLSHRTQRILGNLNKKKELEAFIPSYEVCHRYTKEITIKPMFNNYIFIKTMLNQEEFNTLLFNMKEDNNGLIRQLKNADTSALTKKEIEFFNLVLDSKHVVRLSHGYQENGITRVISGPLVAYENHIVKVDKHNCCAFLDLIFFDRRIKLGIDILGKK, encoded by the coding sequence ATGAATTGGTATGTATTATATACGTTGAGTCATCGGACTCAACGTATTCTTGGAAACTTGAATAAAAAGAAAGAATTAGAAGCATTTATTCCAAGTTATGAAGTATGTCATCGTTATACTAAAGAAATAACAATTAAACCTATGTTTAATAATTATATTTTTATAAAAACAATGTTGAATCAAGAAGAATTTAATACTTTATTATTCAATATGAAAGAAGATAATAATGGATTAATCAGACAACTTAAAAATGCTGATACTTCAGCATTAACAAAAAAAGAAATTGAATTCTTTAATTTAGTTTTAGATAGTAAACATGTTGTTAGATTATCACATGGTTATCAGGAAAATGGCATTACTAGGGTAATAAGTGGACCATTAGTAGCTTATGAAAATCATATTGTAAAAGTTGATAAACATAATTGTTGTGCTTTTTTAGACCTAATCTTTTTTGACCGAAGAATTAAATTAGGTATAGACATTTTAGGCAAGAAATAG
- a CDS encoding DDE-type integrase/transposase/recombinase → MWTADEEFVYLTSIMDLYSRKIIAWTLSKTLEVDEVLKCLETAKKRRKSAKPIVIHADCGVHYTSKKYKRLTKQMKRSYSQKGTPWDNACIESYHALIKREWLNRFKIINYNHAYKLVFEYIEGFYNTIRVHSHCDYKSPNEYEHDYLISIN, encoded by the coding sequence ATCTGGACAGCAGATGAAGAATTTGTATATTTAACCAGTATAATGGATCTCTATTCAAGAAAAATAATAGCATGGACATTAAGCAAAACATTAGAAGTAGATGAAGTATTAAAATGTCTGGAAACAGCTAAAAAAAGAAGAAAAAGCGCAAAACCAATAGTAATCCATGCAGATTGCGGAGTGCACTATACATCGAAGAAATACAAAAGATTAACTAAGCAGATGAAAAGAAGCTATTCACAAAAAGGAACACCGTGGGATAATGCGTGTATAGAATCATATCATGCATTGATAAAAAGGGAATGGCTGAACAGATTTAAGATTATAAATTATAATCATGCATATAAGCTGGTATTTGAATACATAGAAGGATTTTATAATACAATAAGAGTACATTCACATTGTGATTATAAATCACCTAATGAATATGAGCATGATTATTTAATTAGTATCAATTAA
- a CDS encoding HAD-IIB family hydrolase: protein MNILFHKGIDKAKIREIIMFIEENNFDLAWGIYSFDQWIVKDKSDKRIIREENIVKVQAIQGNLDTIDKDEVHKILCICNPNQILQIEQKLKETFLDCSIVKSSDILLEIMADGISKATAVKRLCKQWDIALDDTIAFGDNYNDAKMLKMVHYGYLMDNAPEKLKEEISLHTLDNDHDGIYDALLKQNIILK, encoded by the coding sequence ATCAACATTCTTTTTCATAAAGGAATTGATAAAGCAAAAATAAGAGAAATTATAATGTTTATTGAAGAAAATAATTTTGATTTAGCTTGGGGAATTTATTCTTTTGATCAATGGATTGTAAAAGATAAAAGTGATAAACGTATAATAAGAGAAGAAAATATTGTAAAAGTACAGGCAATACAAGGAAATCTTGATACAATAGATAAAGATGAAGTTCATAAAATTCTTTGTATATGTAATCCAAATCAAATTTTGCAAATTGAACAAAAACTGAAAGAAACTTTTTTAGATTGTTCTATTGTAAAATCATCTGACATTTTATTAGAAATTATGGCTGATGGAATTTCTAAAGCGACAGCAGTTAAGAGGTTGTGTAAGCAATGGGATATTGCGCTTGATGATACAATTGCATTTGGTGATAATTATAATGATGCAAAAATGTTAAAGATGGTTCATTATGGTTATCTTATGGATAATGCTCCTGAAAAATTGAAAGAGGAAATTAGTTTGCATACGCTTGATAATGATCATGATGGAATCTATGATGCACTTTTAAAACAAAATATCATATTAAAATAA
- a CDS encoding tyrosine-type recombinase/integrase, whose protein sequence is MQQKKFNEVAKEWLIIKKFSIKYSTYTKYETIITNHLNKQFNNMNINEISEKIVISYFNDLLNNKIYATSTIKTLRYVLKAILDYAQKKYNFNNNSFQYIKLKKSKPVIKILTLKQKKQLEQYCFNHQKNYTLVIILSLYGGFRLGEVAGLKWCDVDFENHCISINRTIERLKTTNSNSKTTLMALDPKTHTSKRIVPMPEFIIDFLIKYYKKQSNPKKQNYIYTNSIKIPDPRNIQYHFHKICNTLEFKCNYHTLRHTYATNCVMNDIDIKSLSEMLGHSNVSITLELYVHSSLEFKKSQINKLKTPSYVAELYVL, encoded by the coding sequence ATGCAACAAAAAAAATTTAATGAGGTAGCAAAAGAATGGTTAATAATTAAAAAATTTTCAATTAAATATTCTACATATACAAAATATGAAACAATTATTACAAACCATTTAAATAAACAATTTAACAACATGAATATTAATGAAATCAGTGAAAAAATAGTTATTTCCTATTTCAATGATTTATTAAATAATAAAATTTATGCAACTAGTACAATTAAAACATTACGTTATGTTTTAAAAGCAATATTAGATTACGCTCAAAAAAAATATAATTTTAATAATAATAGCTTTCAATACATTAAACTAAAAAAATCAAAACCAGTAATTAAGATTTTAACCTTAAAACAAAAAAAACAATTAGAACAATATTGTTTTAATCATCAAAAAAACTATACACTTGTAATTATTTTGTCATTATATGGAGGCTTTCGTTTAGGTGAAGTCGCTGGTTTAAAATGGTGTGATGTTGATTTTGAAAATCACTGTATTAGTATTAATCGTACGATTGAAAGATTAAAAACAACTAATTCTAATTCTAAAACAACATTAATGGCATTGGACCCAAAAACTCATACTTCTAAACGAATTGTTCCAATGCCTGAATTCATTATTGACTTTTTAATAAAATATTACAAAAAACAATCTAATCCTAAAAAACAAAACTATATCTATACTAATTCAATAAAAATACCAGACCCTCGTAACATTCAATATCATTTTCATAAAATATGTAACACATTAGAATTCAAATGCAATTATCATACTTTAAGACATACTTATGCTACCAATTGCGTTATGAATGATATCGATATTAAATCATTATCAGAAATGCTTGGTCATTCTAATGTTTCAATTACATTAGAACTTTATGTTCATTCATCATTGGAATTTAAGAAATCTCAAATTAATAAACTTAAAACCCCTTCTTATGTCGCAGAACTCTATGTTCTGTGA
- a CDS encoding glycyl-radical enzyme activating protein: protein MNKGIIFNIQKFSIHDGPGIRTTLFFKGCPLKCAWCSNPESQLEKVQILYDKHKCHHCLTCINTCKYHAISLIDNQIKIDFDKCVGCLQCVSSCFNNALSHEGKYQEIDEIVDICLQDQDFYEESGGGVTISGGEGMAQPKFLKELVTKLKKHNLHVAIETTGYIQSDIFRELAVMFDLLLFDVKHYDTNKHYEGTKVHNELIIDNLTWAIDHGLTLLPRIPVIPDFNDSLNDAINLSELLIKVKAKKVQLLPFHQFGEKKYELLQKEYALKNKKALYPEDLKAYQKIFLDKGIDCFF from the coding sequence ATGAATAAAGGAATCATCTTTAATATCCAAAAATTTAGTATTCATGATGGTCCGGGAATTAGAACAACCTTATTTTTTAAAGGTTGTCCTTTAAAATGTGCTTGGTGTTCTAATCCAGAATCACAGTTAGAAAAAGTACAGATTTTATATGATAAACATAAATGCCATCATTGTCTTACATGTATCAATACATGTAAATACCATGCAATTTCATTGATTGATAATCAAATTAAAATTGATTTTGATAAATGTGTCGGCTGTTTACAATGTGTATCTAGTTGTTTTAATAATGCTTTATCACATGAAGGTAAATACCAGGAAATTGATGAAATTGTTGATATTTGTTTACAAGATCAAGATTTTTATGAAGAATCTGGTGGTGGGGTTACCATTTCTGGTGGTGAAGGGATGGCTCAACCAAAATTTTTAAAAGAACTAGTAACTAAATTAAAGAAACATAATTTACATGTTGCCATTGAAACTACAGGTTATATTCAAAGTGATATTTTTAGGGAATTAGCTGTAATGTTTGATTTATTATTATTTGATGTTAAGCATTATGATACAAATAAGCACTATGAAGGTACCAAAGTACATAATGAATTAATTATTGATAATTTAACATGGGCCATTGATCACGGATTAACGCTATTACCAAGAATTCCTGTTATTCCTGATTTTAATGACTCTTTAAATGATGCTATTAATCTTAGTGAGCTTTTAATTAAAGTTAAAGCAAAAAAAGTTCAGTTATTGCCTTTCCATCAATTTGGTGAAAAAAAATACGAGCTTTTACAAAAAGAATATGCTTTAAAAAATAAAAAAGCCCTTTACCCAGAAGATTTAAAAGCATATCAAAAAATCTTCTTAGATAAAGGAATCGATTGTTTTTTTTAA
- a CDS encoding sialic acid O-acetyltransferase — MGAGGHGRCCLDIIRNLNCYQEIVFLDDGNVNNIINDCKVIDTVDKMASYYPAYQHIFIAIGNNELRKKLISQAKEIGYCVETIISAHSIVSNYASINEGTIIFDNVVVEANAVIGKGCIVTSNATINHDAVIEDYCLIYSNSVIRPNTLIGSMSRIGSNCTVTFNTKIKASSDIEDGLVIKSSSEYSFEVGV; from the coding sequence GTGGGAGCAGGCGGACATGGTAGATGTTGCCTGGATATTATTAGAAATTTAAATTGTTATCAGGAGATTGTTTTTCTTGATGATGGCAATGTAAATAACATAATCAATGACTGTAAAGTCATTGATACTGTCGATAAGATGGCTAGTTACTATCCAGCTTATCAACATATCTTTATTGCTATTGGTAATAATGAGCTTAGAAAAAAGCTTATTAGTCAGGCTAAAGAAATTGGATACTGTGTTGAAACAATTATTTCAGCACACAGTATTGTATCTAATTATGCCTCAATTAATGAAGGAACAATTATTTTTGATAATGTAGTAGTCGAAGCTAATGCAGTTATTGGTAAAGGTTGTATTGTTACATCTAATGCTACAATTAATCATGATGCAGTAATTGAAGATTATTGCTTAATTTATTCAAACAGTGTAATTAGACCTAATACATTAATTGGTTCAATGTCAAGAATTGGTAGTAACTGTACAGTTACTTTCAATACTAAAATAAAAGCTAGTAGTGATATTGAAGATGGTTTGGTTATAAAATCATCTAGCGAATATAGTTTTGAGGTGGGTGTTTGA
- a CDS encoding sugar transferase: protein MYRGFVKRLIDFVLALCGLIVLSPVFIILCIWVKLDSKGPILFKQKRVGINKTYFNIYKFRTMYIDTPKDMPTHMLKDPDQFITRAGKFLRKTSLDELPQIINIIKGEMAIIGPRPALWNQDDLIAERDKYHANDVRPGLTGWAQINGRDELEIDVKARLDGEYVKCISFLFDVKCFFGTITSVLKSDGVVEGGTGSMNGDKK, encoded by the coding sequence ATGTATAGAGGATTTGTTAAAAGATTAATTGATTTTGTTTTAGCGTTGTGTGGACTTATTGTTTTAAGTCCTGTTTTTATTATTTTATGTATTTGGGTAAAATTGGACAGCAAAGGTCCAATTTTGTTTAAACAAAAAAGAGTTGGGATTAATAAAACATATTTTAATATCTATAAGTTTAGAACAATGTATATTGATACGCCAAAAGATATGCCAACACATATGTTAAAAGATCCTGATCAATTTATTACCAGAGCTGGAAAGTTTTTAAGAAAGACATCGCTTGATGAATTGCCACAGATCATTAATATTATTAAAGGTGAAATGGCGATTATTGGGCCAAGACCTGCTTTATGGAATCAGGATGATTTGATTGCCGAAAGAGATAAATATCATGCCAATGATGTAAGACCAGGTCTTACCGGATGGGCACAGATAAATGGTCGTGATGAATTAGAAATAGATGTAAAAGCCAGATTAGATGGAGAATATGTTAAATGTATCTCTTTTTTATTTGATGTAAAATGCTTTTTTGGAACAATTACATCAGTTCTTAAATCAGATGGTGTAGTTGAAGGTGGAACAGGTTCAATGAATGGAGATAAGAAATAA